AATGCCTAACAATGAAAAATCTCCTAAAGCAATTGCAGAAGAATTAGGATTGCTTGGTGTTGTAAAAGATGATGAAATATTAGCTGCTGTAAAACAGGCTATTGAAGAGAATCCTAAAGCTGTTGATGACTACTTATCCGGTCAGAAAGCTTCAATCAATTTCTTAGTAGGGCAAGTAATGAGATTAACCCGTGGAAAAGCTGATCCTGGTGAAACTGTAAAACTATTAAAAGAAAATATTGAATAGGTGATGAAGATGGCTGGAAAAAAATCATTTGTGAAAGATTATATGACAGAAAATGTTATCAGTGTTTCTCCAGACACTCCTACTGACCATATCATCGATTTAATGAAAGAAAGTCATCACAACAGTTACCCAGTAGTGAAAGATGGAAAATTAGTTGGAATGGTAACCGCATTCGACATTGTTGCTAAAAAATGGCATGATACCGTTTCAGGAATAATGACTACAAGTTTAGTTGTAGCAAATCAAGATTTATCAATCAACGATGCATCTAGAGTCATGTTTAGAAGAGGCATATCCCGTATGCCTGTTGTTGATGAAACCGGAAAGCTTGTGGGAATCATAACCAACACAGACATGGTCCGTTCCCACATTGAAAGATCAACACCTAACAAAGTGGAATACTTCAAAAAGACTTTGGAACAATTATACGGCATCCACACAGTATTAAAACACATGGATGTGGAAACCAATAAATTAAGACCAACACAGGATAGAGTTTATGCTGATGAGCTTGAAGGAAGAGCTTATGAGCTGGAAAAAGGACTGGCTGAACCGGCAATTGTTGTTAAAACCGGAGACAGATGGATTCTGGTTGACGGACACCACAGAGCAGTAGCATCCGCACAAAGAGGATATGAAACTGTCGATTCATATGTAATTGATTTAGGCCAGGACATTAAGTTAGGAATGGAAAAAACTGCAGATAAAGCAGGAATAAAAACATTTGATGATATTGAAATCATTGATGATGATAAACATCCATTAATTGCACTTACAGAAAGTTTACAAGACCAAGAATCACATGGAGATGATTAAGTGGCTGATGAAAAAGTTATAAGGGAAGTCTACAAAGTTTTGGAGTCAAGACGAGACAAACCTATAGATTCATACACTTCAAAAATAATGCAGGACAGCGATAAAAAAGCTGAAGACAAGATTCTTGAAAAAATTGCAGAAGAAGCAGGAGAAGTATTAATAGCTGCAAAAAATGATGAAAATCTTGTATATGAATCTGTTGATTTAATATTCCATACTTTATTGATTTTAGTATACAAAGGCATTGAAATCGATGAAATTTTCGAAGAGTTTGCCAGAAGAAGAAAATAATTTTATAGGTTAAAAAATGTTTGATACTTATTCGGAAAAAAAGTTTTTATTAAAACAACTTGTTAAAAGAGATTTGACTTCAAAATATAAAGACTCAGTACTGGGTATTGCATGGAGTTTTTTAAATCCTCTTTTAATCATGATTGTATTTACAGCGATATTTTCAATGATTTTTGGACGTCAGATTGAAAATTATCCAGTTTATTTCTTATCCGGAAGAGTAATCTACGATTTATTTAAAGCAGGGACAACAGGTGCTATGAAATCAGTGAAAGCGAATTCATCAATCCTCAAAAAGGTTTATGTCCCAAGATACATGTTTGCCGTGAGTAAAGTATGCTATGAATTAATTAATTTCCTGATTACATTAATTATTTTAGCAGGAGTAATGTTCGTTACAGGAGCTGAATTCCATTTAACAAGTTTTTTAGCAATAATACCAATATTTTTCCTAATATTATTAATATTCGGAATCGGGTTAATTCTAGCTGTAGCAAATACTTATTTCACAGATGTAGGTTATTTATACAATGTATTTACATTAATTCTGATGTATGCTTCAGCATTGTTTTATCCAATTGAGATTGTGCCTACAACTGTCCAGAAGATATTTACATTAAACCCTATTTACAGCGCAATAACCAGTTTTAGAGAATGTGTTGTCTTTGGAGTATTTCCAAATATGAACTCAATTTTATATCTTGCAACCTTTTCTATAACCTTTTTTGCGGCAGGAATAATCATATTTAGTATTTATCAAAATAAATTAACATTAGAATTGTAGAATTAGGTTTTATTATGAGTTTAGAAGATAAAATAAAAAAGTTATTCAAAAGAGGGAATAAACAACTTTCAACTGATAAAGTTGAAATTCTTCCAAACACTAGCAAATATAAAAATATGACCCTCTTTGCACCGGACAGAGGTATGAATGCTGATACATTTTATATTCTCGCTAGAGATGAAAATAATGAACCTATAACCAATGAAACTATTAAAATTGAAATTGATGGCGAGATAATTGAAAAGAAAACAAATGCAAATGGAAATATAAATTTTGAAATGAATTTAAAACTCGGACAGTATGTTGCAAACGTTTTTTTCCCAAATGGAGAATATTCCCAATCCATTGAGACAAACATCACAAGACTAACTAAAAAGAAAAAAGCACAATTATCAAAAGTTATAAAAAAAGAGACTCCTAATGAGAAAAAAACTCATATTTATGCTCCCAATATGACCATGTATCGCCATAATGAAACACAATATTATGCCAGACTAAGAGATTATAAATTTGAACCTATACAGGGAGAAGAGGTCAAGTTCACTATCAATGATAAAGTACACACTGCCATTACAGATAAAGAGGGATATGCGAAAGTAGACATAGATTTATTCAGTGGAAAATATCCGGTTAAAATAGAATACGAAGGCAGTGACAAATACGACCCGCTTACTAAAAACTCACAATTAACAATACTTATCAGAGACATTGACAGGAAGCTTATGATTGATGTTGATCACTTAACAATGGAATTTAAAATCACTAATGATAAAATAGATACATTGAAAGAATTCATCATCAGAACAATAAAAAGAAACAAAAAAGAAAAAGAAAAAATCAAGATTTTAGACGACATTTCATTTAAAGTCTATGAAGGAGACAAACTGGGAATATTAGGTTACAACGGTGCCGGAAAAAGTACCCTGCTAAAAGTAATGTCCGGAATTTATGAACCGACTGAAGGAAGCATTACCACATATGGTAAAATTGCACCATTACTGGAACTGGGTGCGGGTTTTGATAAAAACTACACCGGAAAAAATAACATTTACCTGAATGGAGCCTTCTTAAGTATGAAAGAAAGCTTCATTGATGAAAAATATGATGAAATACTTGAATTTTCAGAGCTCGGTGAATTCATTAACTACCCTGTTAAAAATTATTCATCAGGTATGAGAGCCAAATTAGGTTTTTCAATAGCTACACTTGCCGAACCTGATATTTTAATCATTGATGAAATATTATCTGTCGGAGACATCAAATTCAAGAAGAAAAGTTCAGAAAAGATCAATTCAATGATGAAAGATGGAGTGACAGTTTTATTAGTTTCACATTCAATTTCACAAATCAAAAGAATCTGTAACAAATGCATATGGCTTGAAAACGGAAAAATAGCCATGCAAGGTGATGTTGATAAAGTTTGTGATGCATATTTATCTAATGCAAAAGGAACTTCTAAAAAAAAATAAAAAATAGGTTTTAATATGGATAAACGATGGATATATGTTATAATAATATTTATTTTTGGATTTACGGCAATGTTATACATTGTAGATACATCAACAACAGTAGGAAAAGCAGTTGTAGCAGTTAATACCCATTTAGTTACAGTGCCTAGTTCATTCAATATTGAAGGTAATGAATATAATTATGCGCTATTAGTCAATAGGCAAACAAAAGAACATATTTTCATAAAAGATTTAGGAAAAGGAGATACCATAGATGAAAACCTTAAAATGGAACGTGAAGATTTAGAAAGTAATGAAAATATTACTAAAATTAGTTTCGCTACTGAAAACCACAATAAAAAGGTATACCAAGTAATTAATTATGAAACAAAAGACAACAAATATAATAAAGTTTTATTCTTCACACAAACACATCACACGTTTAAAATTAAATCTACCGATTTTAAGGATTTAAAAACTTTAGAGAAAAAAACTAAGTTCGTTATCGATACATTCAAACAGGATTATAAAAAAACACAAGATTAATAGATGATTATAATGGCTGATTTTAAATTTTCAATTATAATAACAGCTTACAATGTGGAAGGATCGATTGAAAAAACAATCAGATCCATTATAAATCAGTCACTGAATTTCAATAAAAATACTCAAATAATTTTAATCAATGACGGCAGTAAAGACAACACAAAAGAAATTTGCGAAAAATATTCTTCTCTGTATCCTGAAAACATCAAATACATATATAAAGACTATGGAGGCAGAGGAATCAGCCAGAAATTAGGCTTAAAATTTGCAAAAGGAGAATATGTATCATTTTTAAATGCTGAAGATAACTATTCAAGAAACACATTAATCAGTGTTCTGGACCTATTTGAAAAACATGATGAAATCAATGTCATTTCCATCAAATCAAAATTTTATAACGATTTAATTGATAAAACTATAATCAACTCAAAATATGCGCAAACTCAGATACACAACCTGTTAAAAACACCGGAATTTTTTCAGCCTCAAGCAAAAACCTGCTTTTTTAGAAAATCTTCACTTGAAAATATCGAATTTTCCAAAGACTACAATCTCGCCGATGAAATTTTAATGGTAAACAAAATATTGCTGGACAATCCGAAACTTGGAGTCTGCAGTAACTGCGAATACAATATTACAATACCTCAAAACAAAAAATCATTATTAAACATAATTCCAAACCCGAAAGACCCTAAAAATGATAAGAACTATCCTCTTAATGATTTGCTTGAGCTGAGTTTGGAAAAATATGAGAGGATACCTGAATTTATTCAGCATACAATACTTAATTATTTCAATGAAGTAATTTTAAATGAATCTATAAACGATAAACTTAATAAAAAAGAAATCAGGCATATAAATGAAAGAATTAAAGAGATTTTAAAATATATTGATGAAGAAAATATCCTAAGCAATTATCAGATTGACATTAAAATAAAAGCATTTCTCCTATATTTAAAAAACGATTATTCTTATTCTGAAGACAATCAAATTAAATTAAATAAATACCTAAAATTAGACACAGTTTACATTGACATTTATGAAATTATTGATGATAAATTGTATATTCTTGCTAACATCAACTCCATTAATCAAAATGAAAGTGTTAATGTATATGTAAACAATATTAAAATTGAAAGCAGCACTGTTGAATTTCCGCAAAGGGAAAAATATTATCTAAACGAAAGATATCTTTCTAACCACAC
Above is a genomic segment from uncultured Methanobrevibacter sp. containing:
- a CDS encoding CBS domain-containing protein, whose translation is MAGKKSFVKDYMTENVISVSPDTPTDHIIDLMKESHHNSYPVVKDGKLVGMVTAFDIVAKKWHDTVSGIMTTSLVVANQDLSINDASRVMFRRGISRMPVVDETGKLVGIITNTDMVRSHIERSTPNKVEYFKKTLEQLYGIHTVLKHMDVETNKLRPTQDRVYADELEGRAYELEKGLAEPAIVVKTGDRWILVDGHHRAVASAQRGYETVDSYVIDLGQDIKLGMEKTADKAGIKTFDDIEIIDDDKHPLIALTESLQDQESHGDD
- the hisE gene encoding phosphoribosyl-ATP diphosphatase, whose translation is MADEKVIREVYKVLESRRDKPIDSYTSKIMQDSDKKAEDKILEKIAEEAGEVLIAAKNDENLVYESVDLIFHTLLILVYKGIEIDEIFEEFARRRK
- a CDS encoding ATP-binding cassette domain-containing protein, which encodes MTMYRHNETQYYARLRDYKFEPIQGEEVKFTINDKVHTAITDKEGYAKVDIDLFSGKYPVKIEYEGSDKYDPLTKNSQLTILIRDIDRKLMIDVDHLTMEFKITNDKIDTLKEFIIRTIKRNKKEKEKIKILDDISFKVYEGDKLGILGYNGAGKSTLLKVMSGIYEPTEGSITTYGKIAPLLELGAGFDKNYTGKNNIYLNGAFLSMKESFIDEKYDEILEFSELGEFINYPVKNYSSGMRAKLGFSIATLAEPDILIIDEILSVGDIKFKKKSSEKINSMMKDGVTVLLVSHSISQIKRICNKCIWLENGKIAMQGDVDKVCDAYLSNAKGTSKKK
- a CDS encoding ABC transporter permease is translated as MFDTYSEKKFLLKQLVKRDLTSKYKDSVLGIAWSFLNPLLIMIVFTAIFSMIFGRQIENYPVYFLSGRVIYDLFKAGTTGAMKSVKANSSILKKVYVPRYMFAVSKVCYELINFLITLIILAGVMFVTGAEFHLTSFLAIIPIFFLILLIFGIGLILAVANTYFTDVGYLYNVFTLILMYASALFYPIEIVPTTVQKIFTLNPIYSAITSFRECVVFGVFPNMNSILYLATFSITFFAAGIIIFSIYQNKLTLEL